TACGGATGCTGTACGAAACTTCAGCTCGGTCTTGAAAAGTATCTCTAGCAAAGAAAAAGAAAAAGTGGTGATTGTCAAAAACAACAGATTTGAAGCAGTTGTTTTGAGTGTAGACCAATATGAAAAAATGACAAAAGCGGTGGAAATTCTTGAAAATATTTATAATAAAACAAAAGCGAAATAGAATATAATTATGGCACAAAAAAGAGTTTGCTATGATGAGATTACATACAATATTAGCTATGAGATTCATCATCATGATAAAAAACAAGAGATTGTCTTCTTACACGGTTGGGGCAGTAATAAGGAGATCATGAGAAATGCTTTTTTGAAGTATCTGCCTGAATTTAAGCACATCTATATTGATATGCCAGGTTTTGGTAACTCAGACATTAAAAATCCCTTAGATACGAAAGAATATGCCAATATTATTCAGGTTTTTTTAGATTCTATTCATGCTTCTAAAGCCATCATTTTTGGCCACTCCTTTGGTGGTAAAGTGGCGACTTTGTTAGACCCTAAAATATTGGTATTATTGAGTACTGCGGGTATTTTAAATAAAAAATCCTTCAAAACTAAAGCCAAAATTTTAACCTATAAGTTACTCAAGCCCATCGCGCAAAAATCGCTATATAAAGTATTCGCGACCAAAGATGTCTCAGGGATGTCTCAGGTGATGTATGAGACCCTCAAAAAAGTTGTAGATGAGGATTTTGAGCCTATTTTTGCTGCGTTTCAAAATAAAGCCTGTGTTTATTGGGGGCGTGATGATGCGGCTGTTCCCCTTTGGAATGCAGAAAAAATTACGGCATTAATAAAAAATTCTAAGATGCGCGTTTATGAAGGAGACCATTTTTTCTTCTTGAAAAATGCTGCGTTGATTTGTGATGATTTCAAAAAAGATTTAAATTAGGTGATGATGATGGTATATTTAGAGTTATTAGTACATGTATTATTTACATTATGTTTGGGATATTATTTTATCAGTGCGATGCAGTGGTACAGTTATAAGTTAGAGCGAGTTGTGCTACATTTTAATCGATATGATTGGCATTTTTATTTCTTCATGATACCGATTTTTATCTATTATATTTCGGGCGTTTATTTCTTGTTGTATTTTTTTATTATCTATATCCCGACACTTTTTCTCTGGTACCGTGCCATTGATAAAAAGCTCATCTTTACACCGCGCATCAAACGTTTTTTTGGCTTTTTGGCTTTAGCGATAGTGTTTCAAGATCTCTTGTGCTTCTTAAATCCAAATTGTCTTA
This genomic window from Sulfurospirillum sp. 1612 contains:
- a CDS encoding type II toxin-antitoxin system Phd/YefM family antitoxin, with product MISYTQKEIVSATDAVRNFSSVLKSISSKEKEKVVIVKNNRFEAVVLSVDQYEKMTKAVEILENIYNKTKAK
- a CDS encoding alpha/beta fold hydrolase: MAQKRVCYDEITYNISYEIHHHDKKQEIVFLHGWGSNKEIMRNAFLKYLPEFKHIYIDMPGFGNSDIKNPLDTKEYANIIQVFLDSIHASKAIIFGHSFGGKVATLLDPKILVLLSTAGILNKKSFKTKAKILTYKLLKPIAQKSLYKVFATKDVSGMSQVMYETLKKVVDEDFEPIFAAFQNKACVYWGRDDAAVPLWNAEKITALIKNSKMRVYEGDHFFFLKNAALICDDFKKDLN